A segment of the Collimonas fungivorans genome:
AAAAAAATGACCGCCGACCTGGAGACGCGCAGCGACGACGATTTATCGGCGCTGGACCAGCGCCATGTGCCGCTCGAACTGAGCCCGGTGGTGACAGCCATCAACCGCCTGCTGGACAAGGTGCAGCAGGATGCCAAAGCGCAGCAGAATTTTCTTGCCAACATGGCGCACCAGCTGCGCACGCCGCTGGCCGGATTCCGCACCCAGCTGGAATGGCTGCTGCAGAAACACATCGGCGAAGAGGAGAGTGCGCATTCGATCGCACTGATGACTTCGTCGACCGAACGCATGATCCGCCAGACCAACCAGCTGCTGACGCTGGCGCGCGCCGAGCCGGCCAAGTTCGAGAAGGAGCGCTTGCGGGTGGTCGAGCTCAACCGGCTGGTGGAAGAATCGATCCAGCATTTTGTCGAGCAGGCGCACCGGAAGAATATCGACCTTGGCTTCAACCTGCAGCCGACGCGGGTGATGGGTGATCATTTCCTGTTGCGCGACCTGATCGACAACCTGATCGACAATGCGATCCGCTATTCACCCCAGGACGGCAAGGTCACCGTCAGTTCGCTGCATGGCAAGGACGGCGGCATTTTCTCGGTGGAAGATTCTGGTCCCGGGATTGCGCCTTCCGAGCAGGAGCTGATCTTCAACCGCTTCCGTCGCCTCGACGACAGCGTCGCCGGCAACGGCCTGGGGCTGGCGATCGTGCGCGATATCGCCAAGGACCATGGCGCCAGGATCACGGTTGAGCCCGCCGCCGCAGGCGGCACGGTGTTCTCGGTGCATTTCCCGTTTCCCATCCTCGGCGCGCCGTCAAGACTGCCTCCC
Coding sequences within it:
- a CDS encoding sensor histidine kinase, which gives rise to MTSIRVRLLKWLLLPLLVVNLAGAGLVYWLAWSPARTAVDQARILMDMVWLEAVLVPVLAVVIWLALGRGLLPLKKMTADLETRSDDDLSALDQRHVPLELSPVVTAINRLLDKVQQDAKAQQNFLANMAHQLRTPLAGFRTQLEWLLQKHIGEEESAHSIALMTSSTERMIRQTNQLLTLARAEPAKFEKERLRVVELNRLVEESIQHFVEQAHRKNIDLGFNLQPTRVMGDHFLLRDLIDNLIDNAIRYSPQDGKVTVSSLHGKDGGIFSVEDSGPGIAPSEQELIFNRFRRLDDSVAGNGLGLAIVRDIAKDHGARITVEPAAAGGTVFSVHFPFPILGAPSRLPPG